In the genome of Leeuwenhoekiella sp. MAR_2009_132, one region contains:
- the dcm gene encoding DNA (cytosine-5-)-methyltransferase, protein MGKKYSDIREKLQIVVDKKTTNEMAHLTHYFQNHKNGVSEYYKTNAQEYLSELHESLDLTEEPNFQYYLPIKWDVPFPPPKTPKFKFIDLFAGIGGIRLAYQNNGGKCVFTSEWDSFAKKTYEANFGEVPFGDITQISEKEIPDHDILLGGFPCQPFSIAGVSKKNSLGRQHGFLDKTQGTLFFDIARIIEYKRPKVFMLENVKNLVSHDKKKTFKVITETLKELGYSIHYKVLDAKYYVPQHRERIIIVGFDRKVFKGNEEFEFPKPPEADLAVKEILENKVDNKYTLSDKLWNYLQEYKKKHQAKGNGFGFGLTDLNGVSRTLSARYYKDGAEILIPQKGENPRRLTPRECARIQGFPDDFVIPVSNNQAYKQFGNSVAMPLIQAVSKNIVKELLKINESKKTKVSVHQ, encoded by the coding sequence ATGGGTAAAAAATATTCTGACATAAGAGAAAAATTACAAATCGTTGTAGATAAGAAAACTACTAACGAGATGGCTCATTTAACGCATTATTTCCAAAATCATAAAAATGGAGTTTCAGAATATTATAAGACGAACGCTCAGGAGTATTTATCAGAGTTGCACGAAAGTTTGGATCTAACTGAAGAACCTAATTTTCAATATTACTTGCCTATTAAATGGGATGTGCCTTTTCCTCCGCCAAAGACACCGAAATTCAAATTTATTGATCTGTTTGCAGGAATTGGTGGAATTCGTCTTGCTTATCAAAATAACGGCGGTAAATGTGTTTTCACCAGTGAATGGGACTCTTTTGCAAAAAAAACTTATGAAGCAAACTTTGGAGAAGTCCCATTTGGCGACATAACACAAATTTCAGAAAAAGAAATACCTGACCATGATATATTACTTGGAGGTTTTCCTTGTCAGCCATTTTCAATAGCTGGGGTTTCGAAAAAAAACTCATTGGGTAGGCAACACGGATTTTTAGACAAAACACAGGGGACATTATTTTTTGACATAGCTAGGATAATCGAGTACAAAAGGCCAAAAGTTTTCATGTTGGAAAATGTGAAAAATTTAGTTTCTCATGATAAAAAGAAAACTTTTAAAGTTATTACAGAGACATTAAAAGAGTTAGGTTATTCAATTCATTATAAGGTTTTAGATGCTAAATATTATGTGCCGCAGCATAGAGAACGTATCATTATTGTTGGATTCGATAGAAAAGTATTTAAAGGAAATGAAGAATTTGAATTTCCTAAGCCACCTGAAGCTGATCTTGCTGTAAAAGAGATTTTAGAGAATAAGGTTGATAATAAGTATACTTTGTCTGATAAATTGTGGAATTATCTTCAGGAATACAAGAAAAAACATCAAGCTAAAGGAAACGGTTTTGGCTTCGGGTTAACCGACTTAAATGGTGTTTCAAGAACTTTGAGTGCGAGATATTATAAAGATGGTGCTGAGATTTTAATTCCACAAAAAGGTGAAAATCCAAGAAGATTAACACCGAGAGAATGTGCCAGAATTCAAGGTTTTCCTGATGATTTTGTTATTCCTGTTTCTAATAATCAAGCATATAAACAATTCGGTAATTCTGTAGCCATGCCTCTAATTCAGGCTGTTAGTAAGAACATTGTAAAAGAACTTCTGAAAATCAATGAATCTAAAAAAACTAAAGTCTCTGTTCATCAATAA
- a CDS encoding VapE domain-containing protein produces MKNHKLYQVADPKKKTVYDYTIEYLFEKYDILYNEISHDFQISLKQKKQWSYLNLNSLIIELTKAGIDISTSKLEILIKSELIDSYNPIKEYFESLEAWDGKDHIEKLASFVPLYEHEVFVYHFKKWLVRAIKCALEPAYFNKQALIISHSGQSSGKSTWCRYLCPPELAEYMAEDINSDKDARIQLCRNFLYNLDELAVLSKNDVNALKAFFSKTFINERLPYDRKNTILPRICSFMGSTNMSSFLNDETGSVRWLCFELMGPIDFDYKKEVAIRDVWSQAYHLAYKDPNFNSELTVKDVNENEERNQRYTKMTTEQELIAKYYEKSTHEKDFVTATDIMVSLNCLNIRISQINLGRALSGFGFQKIKHPKRRIYGYLAKRKFIESPYELG; encoded by the coding sequence ATGAAAAATCACAAACTCTATCAAGTAGCAGATCCTAAGAAAAAGACGGTTTACGATTACACCATTGAGTACCTTTTTGAGAAGTACGACATTCTTTACAATGAAATCTCGCACGATTTTCAAATCTCTTTGAAACAGAAAAAGCAATGGAGCTATCTAAATCTAAATTCACTAATCATTGAACTAACCAAAGCCGGGATAGATATCAGTACTTCTAAATTGGAAATTCTGATCAAATCGGAGCTGATTGATTCCTATAATCCGATAAAAGAATATTTTGAATCTCTGGAGGCTTGGGATGGCAAAGATCACATCGAGAAGCTCGCTTCATTTGTGCCGCTTTATGAACACGAAGTATTCGTTTATCATTTCAAGAAATGGCTGGTTAGAGCTATCAAATGTGCCTTGGAGCCTGCGTATTTCAATAAGCAGGCTCTAATTATCAGTCATAGCGGCCAAAGCTCAGGTAAATCAACCTGGTGCCGATATCTCTGCCCACCGGAATTAGCCGAATATATGGCCGAAGACATCAATAGCGATAAAGATGCGCGTATTCAATTGTGCAGAAATTTTCTTTATAATCTCGATGAGCTGGCTGTACTTTCGAAGAATGATGTGAATGCGCTTAAAGCTTTTTTCTCAAAGACTTTTATCAACGAGCGTTTGCCCTATGACCGCAAGAATACCATACTACCCAGAATTTGCTCCTTTATGGGTTCGACCAATATGTCTTCCTTTTTAAATGATGAAACAGGTTCTGTGCGTTGGTTGTGTTTTGAACTGATGGGACCAATCGATTTTGATTATAAGAAAGAAGTAGCTATTCGAGACGTCTGGAGTCAGGCTTATCACTTAGCCTATAAAGATCCCAATTTCAATTCGGAGCTCACCGTAAAAGATGTTAATGAAAATGAGGAGCGCAACCAGCGGTATACCAAAATGACCACCGAGCAGGAACTTATTGCCAAGTACTATGAAAAGTCTACCCACGAAAAAGATTTTGTAACGGCCACAGACATTATGGTGAGCCTGAATTGTCTGAATATACGCATTAGTCAGATCAATCTGGGACGTGCCCTTTCAG
- a CDS encoding MvaI/BcnI family restriction endonuclease translates to MNLKKLKSLFINNGCDEIYIKKLSPNDNSKNQVYFGGNFEILNILPISGITTVGAGDWSRERFKASLNFSWITDTGDLSPANHSQLILYPKYPEVRFSGFLLGSRNAPSELMTQRLADRLLFIGVSKSGTVLGHVVHPESEIAKEFIQEENLVESGVFFVMELPQTVNNRLLLLKELTRIYNKGWIDSKRLDSDSNILPCRASNCGGYTLEAELGITPNGYSEPDYMGWEIKQFGVQKFKNINSSVITLMTPEPTDGLYKSEGTEYFVKTYGYPDKLGRPDRMNFGGVHKAGILHPTTKLEMKLIGFDKESGKIRNSNGSISLVDQKGNEAASWSFSSMLLHWNRKHDKACYVPSLSDIKGDRKYKYGNNIILGTGTDFQLFLMQMANGNIYYDPGIKLENMSTKPKVKKRSQFRIKSRFLPNLYKKNETIDLSII, encoded by the coding sequence ATGAATCTAAAAAAACTAAAGTCTCTGTTCATCAATAATGGGTGCGATGAAATCTATATTAAAAAACTGTCACCTAACGACAATTCTAAAAACCAAGTATATTTCGGAGGGAATTTTGAGATCCTAAATATATTGCCAATTTCAGGCATCACAACTGTAGGAGCTGGAGATTGGAGTAGAGAACGTTTTAAAGCCTCGTTAAACTTTTCGTGGATTACAGATACAGGTGATTTATCACCTGCTAATCATTCTCAACTAATTCTTTACCCTAAATATCCAGAAGTACGATTTTCAGGATTTCTTTTAGGATCTAGAAATGCGCCTTCTGAATTAATGACTCAAAGACTTGCTGATAGATTATTATTTATAGGAGTAAGTAAAAGCGGAACAGTTCTTGGCCATGTAGTTCACCCCGAATCTGAGATAGCAAAAGAATTTATCCAAGAGGAAAATTTGGTTGAAAGCGGTGTGTTTTTTGTGATGGAATTACCTCAAACCGTAAATAATCGTTTACTCTTATTGAAAGAGTTGACGAGAATTTACAATAAAGGTTGGATAGACTCTAAACGCTTAGATTCAGATAGTAATATTTTGCCTTGTCGTGCTTCAAATTGTGGTGGGTATACACTTGAGGCTGAATTAGGGATTACACCAAATGGATATTCCGAACCTGATTACATGGGTTGGGAAATCAAACAATTCGGTGTTCAAAAATTTAAAAATATCAACTCTTCTGTTATAACACTGATGACCCCTGAACCTACAGATGGTCTTTACAAATCTGAGGGAACAGAATATTTTGTTAAAACTTATGGCTACCCTGATAAATTAGGTCGACCCGACAGAATGAATTTTGGAGGTGTTCACAAAGCAGGAATATTACATCCAACGACGAAATTGGAAATGAAATTAATTGGCTTTGATAAAGAAAGTGGAAAAATTAGAAATTCAAACGGGAGTATTTCATTAGTCGACCAGAAGGGAAATGAAGCTGCTTCTTGGAGTTTTTCATCAATGCTTTTACATTGGAACAGAAAACATGATAAAGCTTGCTATGTGCCCTCCCTTTCAGATATAAAAGGTGACAGAAAGTATAAATATGGGAATAATATAATTTTAGGAACAGGAACAGATTTCCAACTTTTTCTTATGCAAATGGCTAATGGAAATATTTATTACGATCCTGGAATAAAATTAGAAAATATGTCAACCAAGCCAAAGGTTAAAAAGAGAAGTCAATTCAGAATCAAATCAAGATTTCTGCCTAATCTTTATAAAAAAAATGAAACAATAGATTTATCAATAATCTAA
- a CDS encoding helix-turn-helix transcriptional regulator — MNTIKLDERLERIELLLLANKKVLTLEEACDYTGISRSYLYKLTSTGMIPHSKPSGKLIYFEREELEHWLMQNKKFSDSDFKESAAHKSKEERNS, encoded by the coding sequence ATGAACACAATTAAATTAGACGAAAGGCTTGAGCGAATTGAATTGCTTTTATTAGCCAATAAGAAGGTACTTACTCTTGAAGAAGCTTGTGATTATACAGGTATATCCCGTAGCTATCTTTACAAATTAACTTCAACAGGAATGATTCCCCACAGTAAACCGAGTGGAAAGCTTATTTACTTTGAACGGGAAGAGCTTGAACACTGGTTAATGCAGAACAAGAAGTTCTCAGATTCAGATTTTAAGGAGTCTGCTGCGCATAAATCAAAAGAGGAAAGAAATTCATAG
- a CDS encoding site-specific integrase yields the protein MMASSISILFYPKTSAKKSLKAATIYARITVDSKRSEFSTQHKATEKWDPKLGKMTGTSAEARMVNRHLDDVRTKIYEIYDRLIREDKPVSAQIIRDIYQGKDDEQRILLELFKEHNDRIESLIGKGYSNGTLQRYKAARTHLENYLLFLKKKNDIALREIDYQFISGFEHYLKSQKNCAHNTATKYIVNFKKIMRIALANQFIDKDPFFHWKSNWKTKEREFLTSTELNTLAQKEFSIVRLEQVRDIFLFCCFTGLAYADVNKLSSDDIILGLNGERWIKTKRQKTNTLSSIPILPTAEQILNKYSDHPCRLKDNKLLPVLTNQKSNAYLKEIADVCGISKTLTTHLARHTFATTVTLSRGVPMETVSKMLGHTSIKTTQLYAKVLDSKIGADMDLLKKQAPILKE from the coding sequence ATGATGGCAAGTTCTATTTCAATACTTTTCTATCCAAAAACTTCAGCTAAGAAATCATTAAAGGCAGCTACTATTTACGCGCGAATCACTGTAGATTCAAAGCGTAGCGAGTTTTCAACCCAACATAAGGCAACTGAAAAATGGGATCCCAAACTAGGAAAGATGACGGGTACTAGTGCAGAAGCTCGAATGGTGAACCGACACTTAGACGATGTTCGAACTAAAATCTATGAGATTTATGACCGGTTAATTCGAGAAGATAAGCCTGTTTCCGCTCAGATTATCCGGGATATCTATCAAGGTAAAGATGATGAGCAAAGAATACTTCTAGAGCTATTTAAAGAGCATAATGACCGTATTGAGAGTCTTATCGGCAAAGGATATTCAAATGGCACCCTACAACGTTACAAAGCAGCCCGTACGCATTTAGAGAATTACTTGCTTTTTCTTAAAAAGAAAAATGATATCGCATTACGAGAAATTGACTATCAGTTTATATCTGGTTTTGAACATTATCTAAAATCTCAAAAGAACTGCGCTCACAATACGGCAACAAAATATATTGTCAATTTCAAAAAAATTATGCGCATAGCTTTGGCTAATCAGTTTATAGATAAGGATCCTTTCTTTCATTGGAAATCAAACTGGAAAACTAAAGAGCGTGAGTTTTTAACTTCAACAGAACTAAATACGCTAGCTCAAAAAGAGTTCTCAATAGTGCGCCTGGAACAAGTGCGAGATATTTTTCTTTTTTGCTGCTTTACCGGCCTTGCGTATGCAGATGTAAACAAACTCTCCTCCGATGATATTATACTCGGATTAAATGGAGAACGATGGATTAAAACTAAGAGACAAAAAACGAATACGTTAAGTAGCATTCCCATTCTACCAACAGCCGAGCAGATTTTAAATAAGTATAGTGATCACCCGTGCAGATTGAAGGATAATAAATTATTACCCGTACTCACAAATCAAAAGTCGAATGCGTATTTGAAAGAAATAGCAGATGTCTGCGGAATTAGCAAAACGCTGACCACACATCTGGCTCGCCATACCTTTGCTACAACGGTTACTTTATCTCGTGGTGTACCCATGGAAACAGTAAGCAAAATGCTCGGCCACACCTCTATCAAGACCACACAACTTTATGCTAAAGTACTGGATTCGAAAATTGGAGCAGATATGGATCTTCTTAAAAAGCAAGCTCCAATATTAAAAGAATAA
- the trxA gene encoding thioredoxin — MALEITDATFDEAVLQSDKPVLVDFWAAWCGPCRMVGPVIEEISKEYEGKAVVGKVDVDANQEFAAKYGVRNIPTVLMFKNGEVVGRQVGVAPKATYTEALEGLLSEA; from the coding sequence ATGGCACTAGAAATAACTGACGCAACATTTGACGAAGCTGTACTACAATCTGATAAACCGGTACTTGTAGACTTTTGGGCAGCATGGTGTGGCCCTTGTAGAATGGTAGGCCCCGTTATTGAAGAAATAAGCAAAGAATATGAAGGCAAAGCCGTAGTAGGTAAAGTTGACGTTGATGCTAACCAGGAATTTGCAGCAAAATATGGTGTACGTAACATACCTACAGTTTTGATGTTTAAAAACGGTGAGGTTGTAGGTCGCCAGGTAGGTGTTGCCCCTAAAGCTACTTATACTGAGGCTTTAGAAGGTTTACTTAGCGAAGCATAA
- a CDS encoding DUF58 domain-containing protein, protein MDFQTHLNAIAGFNNLELLAGQVVEGFISGMHKSPFHGFSAEFAEHKVYNAGESTKHIDWKLYARTDKLYTKRYEEETNLRCHLILDNSSSMHYPALPSSGLNSPNKIAFSVLAAAAIMQLMKKQRDAVGLSIYAENFEYYAPEKGSERHHHMLLNQLNQTLVKPNNAVKTDTYANLHFIAEKLKRRSLVFLFSDLFQNEIEQEKTFEALQHLKYNKHEVVLFHTYDSATELNFNFDSTPKRFKDVETGKHIDVFSDNLKEDYKKLVNAYFEALKLRCAQYRIKYVKADIQRGFAPILSTFLVERKQFL, encoded by the coding sequence ATGGATTTTCAAACGCACCTTAATGCTATTGCCGGTTTTAACAACCTAGAGCTTCTGGCCGGTCAGGTTGTTGAAGGGTTTATTAGCGGGATGCACAAGAGTCCGTTTCACGGGTTTTCTGCAGAGTTTGCAGAACATAAAGTATATAACGCCGGCGAAAGCACAAAACACATAGATTGGAAGCTTTATGCGCGTACAGATAAACTCTATACAAAGCGCTACGAGGAAGAAACAAACCTGCGCTGTCATCTTATCTTAGACAACAGCAGCAGTATGCACTACCCTGCACTACCCTCTTCAGGCTTAAACAGCCCAAATAAAATTGCCTTTTCGGTATTAGCGGCGGCGGCTATTATGCAATTGATGAAAAAACAGCGGGATGCGGTAGGCTTAAGTATATATGCTGAAAATTTTGAGTATTATGCCCCCGAGAAAGGAAGTGAGCGTCATCATCATATGTTGCTTAATCAATTAAATCAAACACTGGTAAAGCCTAACAATGCGGTAAAAACAGATACCTACGCTAATCTTCACTTCATAGCAGAAAAACTGAAACGCAGATCGCTTGTGTTTTTATTTAGTGATTTGTTTCAAAATGAAATTGAGCAGGAAAAAACCTTTGAAGCGTTGCAGCATTTAAAATATAATAAGCACGAGGTCGTACTTTTTCATACCTATGATAGCGCTACAGAATTAAATTTTAATTTTGACAGTACGCCTAAACGTTTTAAAGATGTGGAAACCGGAAAGCATATTGATGTCTTTTCAGACAACTTAAAAGAAGACTATAAAAAACTGGTAAATGCTTATTTTGAGGCTCTTAAATTACGCTGCGCACAATACCGTATAAAATATGTGAAGGCAGATATACAGCGAGGCTTTGCTCCTATATTGAGTACATTTCTAGTAGAACGCAAACAGTTTTTATAA
- a CDS encoding very short patch repair endonuclease, translated as MADVHDKKTRSYNMSQIKGSDTKSEMIVRKYLHGKGLRFRLHDKFLPGKPDLVFKKYKTVVFINGCFWHGHEDCKYFTILKTRTDWWKDKIFKTKERNQLIVEKLEATGWKVIVVWECKLKSKNQSKSLEKLHRKIIAT; from the coding sequence ATGGCAGACGTTCACGATAAAAAAACACGTAGTTACAACATGAGTCAGATTAAAGGATCTGACACGAAATCTGAAATGATTGTCCGTAAATATTTACACGGAAAAGGTTTGAGGTTTCGACTACACGACAAATTTCTACCTGGAAAGCCAGATCTTGTATTTAAAAAATATAAAACGGTAGTTTTCATAAATGGATGCTTTTGGCATGGTCATGAGGACTGCAAGTATTTTACGATACTAAAAACCAGAACTGATTGGTGGAAAGATAAAATATTCAAAACTAAAGAAAGAAATCAGCTTATAGTCGAAAAACTAGAAGCAACCGGATGGAAGGTTATTGTTGTTTGGGAGTGTAAACTAAAATCTAAAAATCAATCAAAAAGCTTAGAAAAACTACATAGAAAAATAATTGCCACTTAG
- a CDS encoding ClpP family protease, translating into MENKKGKPQDLIDAKLLEERKVFLWGQVDDKSAKHVVDRLMYLDAISHKEIQLYINSPGGYVTAGFSIYDTIKSIKSPVSTICTGLAASMGSILLSVGEKGRRFIQPHARVMIHQPSGGARGQASDIEITAQEILKTKELSAKILADNCGQDFEKVMKDFNRDHWMGAEESVSYGIVDGVI; encoded by the coding sequence ATGGAAAATAAAAAAGGAAAACCACAAGATCTTATTGATGCTAAGTTACTGGAAGAACGTAAAGTTTTTCTTTGGGGACAGGTAGATGACAAGAGTGCCAAGCACGTTGTTGACCGTCTTATGTATTTAGATGCAATAAGCCATAAAGAAATTCAATTATACATTAACAGCCCAGGTGGTTATGTGACTGCCGGCTTCTCTATTTACGATACGATTAAATCTATAAAAAGTCCGGTTTCTACAATATGTACCGGTCTTGCTGCCAGTATGGGAAGTATCTTACTTTCGGTAGGTGAGAAAGGTCGTCGTTTTATACAGCCTCATGCTCGTGTTATGATACATCAGCCTAGTGGTGGTGCGCGTGGGCAGGCTAGTGATATTGAAATTACAGCTCAGGAAATTTTAAAAACTAAAGAATTGAGCGCAAAAATTCTTGCAGATAACTGCGGTCAGGATTTTGAAAAAGTAATGAAAGATTTTAACCGTGACCACTGGATGGGCGCAGAGGAATCTGTTTCTTACGGAATCGTTGACGGTGTAATCTAA